The following coding sequences are from one Thamnophis elegans isolate rThaEle1 chromosome 5, rThaEle1.pri, whole genome shotgun sequence window:
- the LOC116509064 gene encoding Krueppel-like factor 15 isoform X1, producing the protein MVSVSHSKLLSVSGPLLAPAFDQQDIILDVFQPDMPPLNLLQDCSNEQVSVPAATSNTVSTSEVGVSLSMVKKEVEKPQNTIYEAYLKLPDFCSDVSRDFIPTLEEIEEFLNEKKELVKDELNDSQPGGQLEIKSEINLSSAGEESATGTDLDEGVSSSVQAGVASGDISMHRTMGSIPVLLQIQPGQADDSSSIQNSVGGIPVAHLIIRMQSQNLTVYPQVTPSPVKGTDQKYVRIAPLPVTLRPEVPGSTKSMETKVPKVSPSVIRVHKCTHPGCTKMYTKSSHLKAHFRRHTGEKPYTCTWPDCGWRFSRSDELSRHKRSHSGLKPYQCQICEKKFARSDHLSKHMKIHKGSFSSGSQSAGCFRNS; encoded by the exons ATGGTCTCAGTAAGTCATAGCAAACTGCTATCTGTTTCTGGTCCATTGCTTGCCCCAGCTTTTGATCAGCAAGATATCATATTAGATGTTTTCCAGCCTGACATGCCACCATTAAATTTACTGCAGGACTGCAGCAATGAACAAGTATCTGTCCCAGCTGCTACCTCAAACACAGTttctacatcagaggtgggtgtCTCGTTGTCAATGGTAAAGAAGGAAGTGGAGAAACCACAGAATACCATCTATGAGGCTTACCTCAAACTGCCAGATTTTTGTTCAGATGTCTCTAGAGATTTCATCCCTACATTGGAAGAGATCGAGGAGTTCCTCAATGAGAAGAAAGAACTTGTCAAGGATGAACTGAATGACAGCCAACCAGGGGGGCAACTTGAAATAAAATCTGAAATCAACTTAAGCAGTGCAGGGGAAGAGTCTGCTACTGGAACTGATCTAGATGAAGGTGTTTCTAGTTCTGTTCAGGCTGGAGTAGCATCTGGAGATATAAGCATGCATAGAACCATGGGATCAATCCCTGTTCTCCTTCAGATCCAGCCTGGCCAAGCAGATGATAGCTCATCCATCCAGAATTCTGTGGGTGGTATTCCGGTGGCCCACTTGATCATTAGAATGCAAAGCCAAAACTTGACTGTTTATCCCCAGGTCACTCCAAGTCCTGTGAAAGGCACAGATCAGAAGTATGTACGAATAGCTCCATTGCCTGTCACATTGAGGCCAGAAGTTCCTGGAAGTACAAAGAGTATGGAGACCAAAGTCCCCAAAGTTTCCCCTTCAGTTATTCGAGTCCACAAGTGTACACATCCTGGCTGCACCAAGATGTACACTAAGAGTTCCCATCTTAAGGCACACTTCCGACGTCATACTGGAGAAAAGCCTTATACTTGTACATGGCCTGACTGTGGTTGGAG GTTTTCCCGTTCAGATGAGCTATCTCGTCACAAGCGCTCCCATTCTGGACTCAAGCCTTACCAGTGTCAAATATGCGAGAAGAAATTTGCCCGCAGTGACCACTTATCTAAACATATGAAGATCCACAAAGGGTCATTCAGTTCAGGAAGTCAGTCAGCAGGTTGTTTTCGTAATAGTTAA
- the LOC116509064 gene encoding Krueppel-like factor 15 isoform X2: MVSDCSNEQVSVPAATSNTVSTSEVGVSLSMVKKEVEKPQNTIYEAYLKLPDFCSDVSRDFIPTLEEIEEFLNEKKELVKDELNDSQPGGQLEIKSEINLSSAGEESATGTDLDEGVSSSVQAGVASGDISMHRTMGSIPVLLQIQPGQADDSSSIQNSVGGIPVAHLIIRMQSQNLTVYPQVTPSPVKGTDQKYVRIAPLPVTLRPEVPGSTKSMETKVPKVSPSVIRVHKCTHPGCTKMYTKSSHLKAHFRRHTGEKPYTCTWPDCGWRFSRSDELSRHKRSHSGLKPYQCQICEKKFARSDHLSKHMKIHKGSFSSGSQSAGCFRNS, from the exons ATGGTCTCA GACTGCAGCAATGAACAAGTATCTGTCCCAGCTGCTACCTCAAACACAGTttctacatcagaggtgggtgtCTCGTTGTCAATGGTAAAGAAGGAAGTGGAGAAACCACAGAATACCATCTATGAGGCTTACCTCAAACTGCCAGATTTTTGTTCAGATGTCTCTAGAGATTTCATCCCTACATTGGAAGAGATCGAGGAGTTCCTCAATGAGAAGAAAGAACTTGTCAAGGATGAACTGAATGACAGCCAACCAGGGGGGCAACTTGAAATAAAATCTGAAATCAACTTAAGCAGTGCAGGGGAAGAGTCTGCTACTGGAACTGATCTAGATGAAGGTGTTTCTAGTTCTGTTCAGGCTGGAGTAGCATCTGGAGATATAAGCATGCATAGAACCATGGGATCAATCCCTGTTCTCCTTCAGATCCAGCCTGGCCAAGCAGATGATAGCTCATCCATCCAGAATTCTGTGGGTGGTATTCCGGTGGCCCACTTGATCATTAGAATGCAAAGCCAAAACTTGACTGTTTATCCCCAGGTCACTCCAAGTCCTGTGAAAGGCACAGATCAGAAGTATGTACGAATAGCTCCATTGCCTGTCACATTGAGGCCAGAAGTTCCTGGAAGTACAAAGAGTATGGAGACCAAAGTCCCCAAAGTTTCCCCTTCAGTTATTCGAGTCCACAAGTGTACACATCCTGGCTGCACCAAGATGTACACTAAGAGTTCCCATCTTAAGGCACACTTCCGACGTCATACTGGAGAAAAGCCTTATACTTGTACATGGCCTGACTGTGGTTGGAG GTTTTCCCGTTCAGATGAGCTATCTCGTCACAAGCGCTCCCATTCTGGACTCAAGCCTTACCAGTGTCAAATATGCGAGAAGAAATTTGCCCGCAGTGACCACTTATCTAAACATATGAAGATCCACAAAGGGTCATTCAGTTCAGGAAGTCAGTCAGCAGGTTGTTTTCGTAATAGTTAA
- the LOC116509064 gene encoding Krueppel-like factor 15 isoform X4 — MVSVSHSKLLSVSGPLLAPAFDQQDIILDVFQPDMPPLNLLQDCSNEQVSVPAATSNTVSTSEVGVSLSMVKKEVEKPQNTIYEAYLKLPDFCSDVSRDFIPTLEEIEEFLNEKKELVKDELNDSQPGGQLEIKSEINLSSAGEESATGTDLDEGVSSSVQAGVASGDISMHRTMGSIPVLLQIQPGQADDSSSIQNSVGGIPVAHLIIRMQSQNLTVYPQVTPSPVKGTDQKYVRIAPLPVTLRPEVPGSTKSMETKVPKVSPSVIRVHKCTHPGCTKMYTKSSHLKAHFRRHTGEKPYTCTWPDCGWRTEKSFSC, encoded by the exons ATGGTCTCAGTAAGTCATAGCAAACTGCTATCTGTTTCTGGTCCATTGCTTGCCCCAGCTTTTGATCAGCAAGATATCATATTAGATGTTTTCCAGCCTGACATGCCACCATTAAATTTACTGCAGGACTGCAGCAATGAACAAGTATCTGTCCCAGCTGCTACCTCAAACACAGTttctacatcagaggtgggtgtCTCGTTGTCAATGGTAAAGAAGGAAGTGGAGAAACCACAGAATACCATCTATGAGGCTTACCTCAAACTGCCAGATTTTTGTTCAGATGTCTCTAGAGATTTCATCCCTACATTGGAAGAGATCGAGGAGTTCCTCAATGAGAAGAAAGAACTTGTCAAGGATGAACTGAATGACAGCCAACCAGGGGGGCAACTTGAAATAAAATCTGAAATCAACTTAAGCAGTGCAGGGGAAGAGTCTGCTACTGGAACTGATCTAGATGAAGGTGTTTCTAGTTCTGTTCAGGCTGGAGTAGCATCTGGAGATATAAGCATGCATAGAACCATGGGATCAATCCCTGTTCTCCTTCAGATCCAGCCTGGCCAAGCAGATGATAGCTCATCCATCCAGAATTCTGTGGGTGGTATTCCGGTGGCCCACTTGATCATTAGAATGCAAAGCCAAAACTTGACTGTTTATCCCCAGGTCACTCCAAGTCCTGTGAAAGGCACAGATCAGAAGTATGTACGAATAGCTCCATTGCCTGTCACATTGAGGCCAGAAGTTCCTGGAAGTACAAAGAGTATGGAGACCAAAGTCCCCAAAGTTTCCCCTTCAGTTATTCGAGTCCACAAGTGTACACATCCTGGCTGCACCAAGATGTACACTAAGAGTTCCCATCTTAAGGCACACTTCCGACGTCATACTGGAGAAAAGCCTTATACTTGTACATGGCCTGACTGTGGTTGGAG GACTGAGAAAAGCTTCAGCTGCTGA
- the LOC116509064 gene encoding Krueppel-like factor 15 isoform X3, giving the protein MVSVSHSKLLSVSGPLLAPAFDQQDIILDVFQPDMPPLNLLQDCSNEQVSVPAATSNTVSTSEVGVSLSMVKKEVEKPQNTIYEAYLKLPDFCSDVSRDFIPTLEEIEEFLNEKKELVKDELNDSQPGGQLEIKSEINLSSAGEESATGTDLDEGVSSSVQAGVASGDISMHRTMGSIPVLLQIQPGQADDSSSIQNSVGGIPVAHLIIRMQSQNLTVYPQVTPSPVKGTDQKYVRIAPLPVTLRPEVPGSTKSMETKVPKVSPSVIRVHKCTHPGCTKMYTKSSHLKAHFRRHTGEKPYTCTWPDCGWSRTEKSFSC; this is encoded by the exons ATGGTCTCAGTAAGTCATAGCAAACTGCTATCTGTTTCTGGTCCATTGCTTGCCCCAGCTTTTGATCAGCAAGATATCATATTAGATGTTTTCCAGCCTGACATGCCACCATTAAATTTACTGCAGGACTGCAGCAATGAACAAGTATCTGTCCCAGCTGCTACCTCAAACACAGTttctacatcagaggtgggtgtCTCGTTGTCAATGGTAAAGAAGGAAGTGGAGAAACCACAGAATACCATCTATGAGGCTTACCTCAAACTGCCAGATTTTTGTTCAGATGTCTCTAGAGATTTCATCCCTACATTGGAAGAGATCGAGGAGTTCCTCAATGAGAAGAAAGAACTTGTCAAGGATGAACTGAATGACAGCCAACCAGGGGGGCAACTTGAAATAAAATCTGAAATCAACTTAAGCAGTGCAGGGGAAGAGTCTGCTACTGGAACTGATCTAGATGAAGGTGTTTCTAGTTCTGTTCAGGCTGGAGTAGCATCTGGAGATATAAGCATGCATAGAACCATGGGATCAATCCCTGTTCTCCTTCAGATCCAGCCTGGCCAAGCAGATGATAGCTCATCCATCCAGAATTCTGTGGGTGGTATTCCGGTGGCCCACTTGATCATTAGAATGCAAAGCCAAAACTTGACTGTTTATCCCCAGGTCACTCCAAGTCCTGTGAAAGGCACAGATCAGAAGTATGTACGAATAGCTCCATTGCCTGTCACATTGAGGCCAGAAGTTCCTGGAAGTACAAAGAGTATGGAGACCAAAGTCCCCAAAGTTTCCCCTTCAGTTATTCGAGTCCACAAGTGTACACATCCTGGCTGCACCAAGATGTACACTAAGAGTTCCCATCTTAAGGCACACTTCCGACGTCATACTGGAGAAAAGCCTTATACTTGTACATGGCCTGACTGTGGTTGGAG CAGGACTGAGAAAAGCTTCAGCTGCTGA